A region from the Anoplolepis gracilipes chromosome 2, ASM4749672v1, whole genome shotgun sequence genome encodes:
- the Ufd4 gene encoding E3 ubiquitin-protein ligase HECTD1 isoform X2, protein MADVDPETLLEWLSMGQGDERDMQLIALEQLCMLLLMSDNVDRCFECCPPRTFLPALCRIFLDELVPDSVLEVTARAITYYLDVSAECTRRVVAMEGAVKAICSRLSGAGLGSRASRDLAEQCIKVLELVCAREAGAVFEAGGLPCALCFIREHGARVHRDTLHSAMAVVTRLCGKVEPQDKALPDCVEALSVLLRHEDAHVADGALRCFASLADRFSRRGTDPAPLASNGLVSELLYRLSNAAGPGTSTTATCSNPKTPPPSSTITTVPAPEPKSCASVSTIISLLSTLCRGSPSITHDLLRSELPDAIEKALKGDERCALDSMRLIDLLLVLLFEGRLALGRSTTGGPSGPLLPRLRRLDSAGEKSHRQLIDCIRSKDTDALIEAIDTGGIEVNFMDDVGQTLLNWASAFGTQEMVEFLCDRGADVNKGQRSSSLHYAACFGRPAIAKVLLRHGANPDLRDEDGKTPLDKARERVDEGHREVAAILQSPGEWMLPPSQEHRKLETEIEEFTEPKGDPEMAPVYLKRLLPVFCATFQSTMLPSVRKASLSLIRKMVHYIQPELLIETCRSDKTGGCGAMLVEVIANVLDNEELEIKASLSSPTAFKVFGPKLLDLTTRKSCCNYILDKTEDEDGHLVVLQMIQDLMIKGKDEFLEHFARLGVFSKVAALAGPQETTPEPETESNQSGDDQRMEDAKELLIGRAYHWRDWCICRGRDCLYIWSDAAALELSNGSNGWFRFILDGKLATMYSSGSPEGGTDTSENRGEFLEKLQRARSQLKVNFVSQPVLSRPGTTRLVVGNWALSSRKESELCIHNSDGQQQATILREDLPGFIFESNRGTKHSFTAETSLGPEFAAGWTGKRGKRLRSKIEAIKQKVKVQAQEIYERYFKVAQAQPRGVVAKLGQIVSQIEKASQKQQSGNREWRNVLQSALEQLKVLLNEEGRVSAYELHSSGLVQALLALLAAPPGPSPPTLRATKLRMQRITVFNSCFQTKDMNKEHNSAKILVHKLVSVLESIEKLPVYLYDTPGSGYGLQILTRRLRFRLEKASGESALIDRSGRSLKMEPLSTIQQLENHLLKMVAKQWHDHDRSTFTFVKKLKEENKITFKYQHDFDENGLLYWIGTNAKTCPEWVNPGQYGLVVITSSDGRNLPYGHLEDILSRDPAALNCHTNDDKRAWFSIDLGVWIIPNAYTLRHARGYGRSALRNWMFQASKDGVTWITLYAHVDDCSLNEPGSTATWTLEPPSEETQGWRHLRLQQIGKNASGQTHYLSVSGFEVYGEVTGVCEDLGRAAKEAEAGVRKQRRFIKTQVLKHLVAGVRVARGLDWKWRDQDGVPPGEGTVTGELHNGWIDVTWDHGGSNSYRMGAEGKYDLRLVGTSLETDSTVKCKSGGGVLTGRKSNSTPSLPDCTDTAMRSSVASTDQAASADNLAAKQAAESIAESVLSVARAEAVVAVTSESGANSTGELSVVLHPRPDTAVTSDLATIVESLTLNTDCPVNSTSNRASSSKPLFATIRGNKASGGLLSLETAEVLDRMREGADRLRNNTNSFLSGELLGLVPVRISVSGESDENSLRIKSVPRHHPTGIADVAKDCITREKEASSSTQNTTGNCPVVVTNPMSVSVPNLACSDANNTLESTAATGLLETFAAMARRRTLGPTGGQHLASNSSTSSNPRGPNSVSSLVRLALSPNFPGGLLSTAQSYPSLTSSGQVAGSGVTTTTGPGLGQALTMSLTSTSSDSEQVSLEDFLESCGGVATSSAGGGRTTGGPTLLTELEDDEDGVLEEEEDNEENDQEEEDEENEEEGDGCEGEYEEVMVSRNLLAAFMEEEAPQSSKRRAWDDEFVLKRQFSALIPAFDPRPGRTNINQTTDLEVPPPGSEAQVNSRIGTLPMPRLSLSLKGPGFPGIPDIEIPLSDPHASIFQAVQELMQLTELGSRQEKLKRIWEPTYTIIYKEARDEESSGRATPIVTLYSRNLTQSANACTMEDVLQLLRHVFVLSTTRDDGISLEQEESNETTYWLHPDDFTSKKITNKIVQQIQDPLALAAGALPNWCEELARSCPFLLPFETRRLYFSCTAFGASRSIVWLQTQRDAILERQRAPGLSPRRDDSHEFRVGRLKHERVSVPRGEKLLDWAEQVLKIHASRKSILEVAFVGEEGTGLGPTLEFFALVAAELQRKDLGLWLCDDATDDNGMQILSEEQCVPGEKIRPAGYYVTRASGLFPAPLPQDSAACDRAVRYFWFLGVFLAKVLQDNRLVDLPLSRPFLKLMCRGDISNNVNEKIGLTGITQDSISSSMSSSFISEEGETDAAYSSLEPCPWYSGLLDIEDLAEVDPVRGEFLKEIQNAIAKRDRTFSDGVNSTDEEMSLYITHPSGTSVAIEDLTLTMAYSPSSKVFQHDHVELVKDGSDIAVTIENAREYTNLTINYCLNQGIYRQLEAFKLGFSKVFPMEKLHVFSPEEMRAMLCGEQNPQWTREDLLNYTEPKLGYTKESPGFQRFVNVLLSLTGSERKAFLQFATGCSALPPGGLCNLHPRLTVVRKVDAGSGGYPSVNTCVHYLKLPEYPTEEILKERLLAATRERGFHLN, encoded by the exons aTGGCAGATGTTGACCCAGAAACTTTGTTAGAATGGCTCAGTATGGGGCAAGGGGACGAAAGGGACATGCAATTAATTGCATTAGAGCAATTATGTATGCTGTTACTTATGTCCGATAATGTTGATCGTTGCTTTGAatg ttGTCCTCCGCGCACATTTCTCCCAGCACTTTGTAGAATTTTTCTGGACGAATTAGTGCCCGATAGTGTGCTGGAAGTGACTGCTCGAGCTATTACATATTACTTGGATGTTTCTGCGGAATGTACGCGCAGAGTGGTGGCTATGGAAGGCGCAGTAAAAGCTATTTGCAGTCGACTTTCTGGTGCTGGACTTGGCTCCAGAGCCAGTCGGGATTTGGCAGAGCAATGTATAAAG GTATTAGAACTTGTATGTGCGAGAGAAGCAGGTGCTGTATTCGAAGCTGGTGGTTTACCTTGTGCATTGTGCTTCATCCGAGAGCACGGAGCGCGCGTACATCGGGACACATTGCATTCGGCAATGGCAGTCGTTACACGTTTATGTGGCAAAGTTGAACCTCAGGATAAGGCTTTACCTGATTGCGTTGAGGCTCTATCGGTGTTGCTCAGACACGAAGATGCGCACGTTGCAGACGGTGCACTTCGTTGCTTTGCATCACTGGCGGATAGATTCTCCAGAAGAGGGACTGATCCTGCACCATTAGCATCAAATGGATTAGTATCTGAACTTTTATATCG gTTATCAAATGCAGCAGGACCTGGTACATCTACTACAGCGACTTGCAGCAATCCAAAAACACCACCACCCTCTAGTACTATAACCACAGTTCCAGCTCCAGAACCAAAATCATGTGCTTCTGTTTCGACTATAATTAGTCTCTTATCGACACTTTGTAGAGGATCACCATCAATTACACACGATCTTTTACGTTCTGAATTACCAGATGCGATAGAAAAGGCACTAAAAGGAGACGAACGATGCGCTCTCGACTCTATGAGATTGATAGATCTTCTATTAGTCTTATTGTTTGAGGGTAGATTAGCATTAGGTCGTAGCACTACTGGTGGTCCATCTGGTCCCCTGTTACCAAGATTAAGACGTTTAGATAGTGCTGGAGAGAAATCGCATAGACAATTAATCGATTGTATACGCTCGAAAGATACGGATGCTTTGATAGAGGCAATCGATACAGGTGGGATTGAAGTTAACTTTATGGATGATGTTGGACAAACTTTGCTCAATTGGGCTTCAGCATTCGGTACGCAAGAAATGGTCGAATTCTTATGTGACAGAGGAGCAGATGTTAATAAAGGCCAACGATCGTCCAGTCTACATTACGCAGCTTGTTTTGGAAGACCAGCTATTGCCAAAGTTTTACTTAGACATGGTGCTAATCCTGATTTGAGGGATGAGGATGGGAAAACACCTTTAGATAAAGCCAGAGAACGCGTCGACGAAGGACATAGAGAAGTTGCAGCCATTTTACAGTCACCTGGAGAATGGATGTTACCACCGAGTCAAGAACATAGAAAACTTGAGACAGAAATAGAAGAATTCACAGAACCTAAGGGAGATCCTGAAATGGCGCCTGTTTATCTAAAAAGATTATTGCCAGTGTTTTGTGCAACCTTTCAGTCAACTATGTTACCAAGTGTTAGAAAAGCGAGTTTAAGTTTGATCAGAAAAATGGTGCATTACATTCAACCAGAATTGCTTATAGAAACCTGTAGATCTGACAAAACCGGAGGATGTGGAGCTATGCTTGTAGAAGTAATTGCCAACGTTTTAGATAATGAG GAACTTGAAATAAAGGCGTCATTATCATCACCTACGGCTTTTAAGGTGTTTGGCCCAAAATTACTCGACCTTACAACTCGCAAGTCTTGTTGCAACTACATTCTTGATAAGACG GAAGATGAGGATGGTCATTTAGTCGTCTTGCAAATGATACAGGATTTGATGATTAAAGGCAAAGATGAATTCTTAGAACATTTCGCACGTTTAGGAGTATTTTCAAAAGTTGCCGCTTTAGCCGGGCCACAAGAAACTACACCCGAGCCAGAAACAGAATCAAATCAATCAGGAGATGATCAAAGAATGGAAGAtgcaaaagaattattaataggTAGAGCGTATCATTGGAGAGATTGGTGTATATGTAGAGGACGTGATTGTTTATACATTTGGTCCGATGCAGCGGCTTTAGAACTATCGAACGGAAGCAACGGATGGTTTAGATTTATCCTTGATGGCAAATTAGCAACTATGTATTCCAGCGGAAGTCCGGAAGGTGGGACGGATACATCGG AAAACCGTGGTGAATTTCTGGAAAAACTGCAACGGGCGCGTAGTCAGTTAAAAGTAAACTTTGTAAGTCAGCCTGTACTCTCTCGGCCTGGCACTACACGGCTGGTTGTAGGAAATTGGGCATTATCTAGTAGAAAGGAAAGtgaattatgtatacataatagtGATGGTCAACAACAGGCAACCATTTTAAGAGAAGACTTACCaggttttatttttgaatcaaACAGAGGTACCAAACACTCTTTCACGGCTGAAACCAGTTTAG GTCCAGAATTCGCAGCGGGTTGGACTGGTAAAAGAGGGAAAAGATTGAGATCTAAAATTGAAGCGATTAAACAAAAAGTCAAAGTGCAAGCACAAGAAATATATGAACGTTATTTCAAAGTAGCACAAGCTCAACCACGTGGTGTAGTTGCTAAGCTTGGTCAAATTGTTAGTCAAATAGAGAAAGCATCTCAGAAACAACAATCTGGAAATCGCGAGTGGCGTAATGTGTTGCAATCCGCATTAGAACAacttaaagtattattaaatgagGAAGGTCGGGTATCGGCATACGAATTGCACTCCAGCGGTCTTGTGCAAGCGTTACTCGCTTTATTGGCTGCGCCTCCTGGACCCTCACCACCAACATTAAGAGCAACTAAACTTAGGATGCAGAGGATAACTGTGTTTAATAGTTGTTTTCAAACAAAAGACATGAATAAGGAACATAATTCCGCTAAAATTTTAGTTCACAAATTGGTTTCGGTGTTAGAATCGATAGAAAAATTACCCGTATACTTATATGACACACCTGGATCAGGCTATGGTTTACAG ATTTTGACCAGAAGATTACGCTTTCGATTGGAAAAAGCTTCTGGCGAAAGCGCATTAATAGATCGATCTGGTCGTAGTTTAAAAATGGAACCATTAAGTACGATACAACAGCTAGAAAATCACTTATTAAAAATGGTAGCTAAGCAATGGCACGATCATGATAGATCTACATTTACAttcgtgaaaaaattaaaggaagaaaataaaataacatttaaatatcagcATGACTTTGATGAGAATGGTTTGCTATATTGGATCGGTACAAATGCTAAAACCTGCCCTGAATGGGTAAATCCAGGTCAATATGGTTTAGTTGTCATTACATCGAGCGATGGAAGAAATTTACCATATGGCCATCTCGAGGATATACTCAGCCGTGATCCAGCGGCATTGAATTGTCACACTAATGATGACAAACGCGCATGGTTCTCAATTGATCTTGGAGTTTGGATAATTCCTAATGCTTACACTTTAAGACACGCGAGAGGATATGGCAGAAGCGCTTTGAGGAATTGGATGTTTCAAGCATCGAAGGACGGTGTTACCTGGATAACATTATATGCTCATGTGGACGATTGTTCTTTAAATGAGCCAGGAAGTACAGCTACCTGGACATTAGAACCACCGAGTGAAGAGACACAAGGCTGGCGGCATTTACGTTTACAACAAATTGGAAAGAATGCTTCTGGACAAACACATTATCTATCTGTGTCTGGTTTCGAGGTTTATGGGGAAGTTACTGGAGTATGCGAAGATTTAGGTCGTGCAGCCAAAGAAGCTGAGGCCGGTGTACGGAAACAaagaagatttattaaaacgcAAGTTCTTAAACATTTAGTTGCAGGAGTTAGAGTGGCTAGAGGTTTAGATTGGAAGTGGAGGGATCAAGATGGTGTACCACCAG GTGAAGGGACAGTTACGGGAGAATTACACAACGGATGGATAGATGTAACCTGGGATCATGGTGGATCAAATTCCTACAGAATGGGTGCAGAAGGAAAATATGACCTCAGATTAGTTGGCACTAGTCTTGAGACAGACAGTACAGTGAAATGTAAAAGTGGCGGAGGAGTTTTAACTGGTCGGAAATCAAATAGCACTCCTAGCTTACCCGATTGCACTGATACCGCTATGCGCAGTTCGGTAGCTTCCACCGATCAAGCTGCAAGTGCGGATAATCTTGCAGCAAAG CAAGCTGCCGAATCGATAGCCGAGAGTGTGTTATCGGTAGCCCGTGCTGAAGCAGTAGTAGCTGTAACTAGCGAGAGTGGAGCAAATTCGACGGGTGAACTTTCGGTTGTGTTGCATCCTAGGCCGGATACAGCCGTTACTAGTGATTTAGCTACTATCGTTGAAAGTCTCACCCTTAACACGGATTGTCCAGTTAACAGTACTAGTAATCGAGCATCCAGTTCAAAACCACTTTTTGCCACTATAAGAGGAAACaag GCTAGCGGAGGCTTATTGAGTTTAGAAACTGCTGAGGTTCTGGATCGTATGAGAGAGGGAGCTGACAGATTACGCAACAATACTAATAGTTTTCTCAGCGGCGAACTACTTGGTCTAGTTCCCGTTAGAATCAGCGTTTCCGGCGAGTCGGATGAAAACTCATTAAGAATCAAATCTGTACCAAGGCATCATCCTACTGGAATCGCAGATG TTGCTAAAGACTGTATTACTCGAGAGAAAGAAGCTAGCTCGTCTACACAAAATACAACGGGTAATTGTCCTGTTGTGGTTACCAATCCCATGTCGGTATCTGTGCCTAATCTCGCTTGTTCCGATGCTAACAATACCTTGGAATCAACAGCTGCTACTGGTTTATTGGAGACTTTCGCTGCAATGGCGCGAAGACGAACATTAG GACCTACAGGTGGACAACATCTTGCTTCGAATTCTAGTACGAGTTCTAATCCACGAGGACCAAATTCTGTGTCTAGTCTCGTACGATTGGCGCTCAGTCCAAATTTTCCCGGTGGTTTACTTAGTACGGCGCAAAGTTATCCAAGCTTGACGAGTAGTGGACAAGTAGCTGGTAGTGGTGTCACCACGACAACCGGACCAGGCTTAGGACAAGCGCTTACTATGTCTCTGACTAGTACAAGTAGTGATAGCGAACAg GTCAGTCTTGAAGACTTCCTGGAATCATGCGGAGGTGTAGCGACTTCTAGCGCTGGTGGAGGTCGTACTACTGGTGGACCTACACTTTTGACTGAACTAGAAGATGACGAAGATGGTGTCttggaggaggaagaagataatgaagaaaatgatCAAGAA gAGGAAGATGAAGAAAATGAGGAAGAAGGTGATGGTTGCGAAGGCGAATATGAAGAAGTAATGGTAAGTCGCAATCTTTTAGCAGCATTCATGGAAGAAGAAGCACCACAGAGTAGCAAAAGGCGCGCATGGGATGACGAATTTGTGCTGAAGCGTCAATTTTCTGCTCTTATTCCTGCTTTCGACCCACGTCCTGGCCGGACAAACATTAATCAG ACAACGGATTTAGAAGTTCCTCCTCCTGGCAGCGAAGCGCAAGTTAATAGCCGTATAGGAACATTGCCCATGCCTAGGCTTTCCTTATCATTGAAAGGACCAGGCTTTCCAGGTATACCAGATATTGAGATACCACTTTCAGATCCACACGCTAGTATTTTTCAAGCGGTCCAGGAACTAATGCAATTAACTGAATTGGGAAGTCGTCAAGAGAAATTGAAAAGGATATGGGAACCAACCTACAC tataatatataaggaagCTAGAGACGAGGAATCATCTGGTAGAGCAACACCGATCGTAACATTATACTCTCGTAACCTTACGCAAAGTGCAAACGCGTGTACCATGGAGGATGTCCTGCAGCTTTTGAGACATGTATTTGTGTTGAGCACCACTCGAGACGACGGTATTTCATTAGAACAAGAAGAATCAAATGAGACAACCTATTGGCTTCATCCAGATGACTTTACATCCAAGAAAATCacgaataaaattgtacaacaGATTCAAGACCCGTTGGCTCTAGCTGCTGGTGCATTGCCCAATTGGTGTGAAGAACTCGCCCGAAGCTGTCCGTTTTTGCTGCCCTTCGAAACCAGACGACTCTATTTTAGTTGTACTGCCTTCGGTGCTTCACGGTCTATTGTATGGCTACAAACACAACGAGATGCGATCCTTGAAAGACAAAGAGCACCGGGTTTAAGTCCACGACGGGACGATAGCCACGAATTTCGTGTCGGCAGGCTTAAGCATGAACGAGTCAGTGTGCCTAGAGGagagaaattattagattGGGCGGAACAAGTATTgaag aTACACGCAAGCCGTAAGAGTATACTTGAAGTCGCATTCGTAGGAGAAGAAGGTACTGGTCTCGGACCTACTTTGGAATTTTTCGCATTAGTTGCAGCGGAGTTGCAACGTAAAGATTTAGGTCTGTGGTTATGTGATGATGCCACCGATGATAATGGTATGCAGATCTTGAGCGAAGAACAATGTGTTCCTGGAGAGAAAATTCGGCCTGCGGGATATTACGTGACACGAGCTAGCGGTTTATTCCCAGCCCCATTGCCACAAGATTCAGCAGCCTGCGATCGTGCTGTTCGATATTTCTGGTTCCTAGGAGTCTTCTTAGCAAAAGTTCTCCAggataatagattagtagatCTACCGTTATCCCGTccattcttaaaattaatgtgtCGCGGTGATATTTCAAACAATGTCAATGAGAAAATCGGTCTTACTGGCATTACACAAGATAGTATATCATCCAGCATGTCAAGTAGCTTTATATCGGAAGAAGGAGAAACAGATGCTGCATACTCATCATTAGAACCTTGTCCATGGTATTCTGGTTTATTAGATATAGAAGATCTTGCTGAGGTGGATCCTGTAAGAGGAGAATTTCTGAAAGAGATACAAAATGCAATTGCTAAGCGTGACAGAACTTTTTCGGATGGTGTTAATTCCACCGACGAAGAAATGTCATTATACATTACTCATCCATCGGGTACTTCAGTGGCTATTGAGGATTTAACATTAACCATGGCATATTCACCAAGTTCGAAAGTTTTTCAACATGATCATGTGGAATTAGTGAAAGACGGCTCAGATATCGCAGTAACGATAGAAAATGCAAGAGAATACACTAATCTTACCATCAATTACTGCCTTAATCAGGGAATTTATAGGCAACTCGAAGCGTTCAAATTGGgcttttcaaaagtttttccGATGGAAAAACTCCATGTTTTTAGTCCAGAGGAGATGCGAGCAATGCTTTGCGGAGAACAAAATCCACAGTGGACGAGAGAAGATTTGCTCAATTATACCGAGCCAAAACTAGGATACACGAAAGAAAG tccTGGCTTCCAAAGATTTGTCAACGTGCTGTTATCATTAACTGGTTCGGAAAGAAAAGCATTCTTACAATTTGCTACCGGTTGTTCGGCTCTACCTCCAGGAGGTCTATGTAATTTACATCCCAGATTAACTGTTGTACGGAAAGTGGACGCTGGTTCTGGTGGTTATCCTTCTGTTAACACCTGTGTTCATTACTTAAAATTACCAGAGTATCCTACCGAGGAAATTCTGAAAGAAAGACTCTTGGCTGCTACCCGAGAAAGAGGATTtcatttgaattaa